In a genomic window of Streptomyces sp. NBC_01142:
- a CDS encoding esterase family protein has protein sequence MGLTSNKVLALAVLAAVLLFAATIWLWPRLAGRSWRAVTGRIGLLLATQLALFASVGFAANNSFLFYGSWADLFGQEQDLGVVVDHSAGGKHIKVVGKQKLDVPGGSQPATGGQIQKIVIAGEKSKIDSPGYVYLPPEYFQAKYKKNTFPATVVLTGYPGTAENLLKGLKYPRTAFQQAKDGKMQPMILVMLRPTVAPPRDTECVDIPGGPQTETFFAKDLPKAVSETYRVGTKPQNWGFIGNSTGGYCALKIALHHPEQFAAGAGLSAYYKAAEDPTTGDLFHGDKKERNRANLLWSLDNLPQGRSSFLVTTSKEGEGNRSATLDFIKKVKSPARVSSITLDSGGHNFNTWRREIPPTLEWISGRLSAA, from the coding sequence ATGGGTCTGACCAGTAACAAAGTTCTGGCCTTGGCCGTCCTGGCAGCGGTGCTGCTGTTCGCCGCCACGATCTGGCTCTGGCCGCGCCTCGCCGGCCGCAGCTGGCGTGCCGTGACCGGCAGGATCGGACTGCTGCTGGCCACCCAGCTCGCGCTCTTCGCCTCGGTCGGCTTCGCCGCCAACAACTCCTTCCTCTTCTACGGCTCCTGGGCCGACCTCTTCGGTCAGGAACAGGACCTGGGCGTCGTGGTGGACCACTCGGCCGGCGGGAAACACATCAAGGTCGTCGGAAAACAGAAGCTGGATGTACCGGGTGGCTCGCAGCCCGCGACCGGTGGCCAGATTCAGAAGATCGTCATAGCCGGTGAGAAGTCGAAGATAGACAGCCCCGGTTACGTCTATCTGCCGCCGGAGTACTTCCAGGCGAAATACAAGAAGAACACCTTTCCGGCCACCGTCGTGCTGACGGGGTACCCCGGGACCGCGGAGAACCTGCTCAAGGGGCTGAAGTACCCCAGGACGGCCTTCCAGCAGGCCAAGGACGGCAAGATGCAGCCGATGATCCTGGTGATGCTGCGGCCGACCGTCGCTCCGCCGCGGGACACCGAATGTGTGGACATTCCGGGCGGACCGCAGACCGAGACCTTCTTCGCCAAGGATCTGCCGAAGGCTGTTTCGGAGACGTACCGGGTGGGGACCAAGCCGCAGAACTGGGGCTTTATCGGGAATTCCACCGGTGGTTACTGTGCCCTGAAGATTGCGCTGCACCACCCCGAGCAGTTCGCGGCGGGCGCGGGCCTCTCCGCCTACTACAAGGCCGCCGAAGACCCGACGACCGGTGATCTGTTCCACGGCGACAAGAAGGAGAGGAACCGGGCCAATCTCCTGTGGAGCCTGGACAATCTGCCGCAGGGGAGGTCGTCCTTCCTGGTCACCACATCCAAGGAGGGCGAGGGGAACCGCAGCGCGACGCTGGACTTCATCAAGAAGGTGAAGTCGCCCGCGCGGGTTTCGTCGATCACGCTCGACAGTGGCGGGCACAACTTCAACACCTGGCGGCGTGAGATTCCGCCGACCCTGGAGTGGATCAGCGGCCGGCTCAGCGCGGCGTAG
- a CDS encoding ABC transporter permease, whose product MGVVADAWTWLTTGSHWSGESGAWHRLGEHVYVSGVALALACAIALPIALCLGHLGKGGALAVNISNAGRAIPVFAVLALFMLTPLRSAGYAPTIIALVLFAVPPLLTNAYVGMRAVDRAVVEAARGMGMSGGQLFLRVELPLAYPLLMTGVRSAAVQVVATATIASMVGQGGLGRIITAGFNTYNTPQVVAGALLAALLALLVEGVLVAADRLLNPLRRSVSPARSVRSPKSAQNVEPAQDVESVESMKSVKSMKSVWQRFQPLCCGRRT is encoded by the coding sequence ATGGGGGTAGTGGCCGACGCGTGGACCTGGCTCACCACCGGCTCCCACTGGTCGGGGGAGAGCGGTGCCTGGCACCGGCTGGGCGAGCATGTCTACGTCAGCGGGGTGGCCCTCGCGCTGGCTTGTGCGATCGCCCTGCCGATCGCGCTGTGCCTGGGGCACCTCGGCAAGGGAGGAGCGCTCGCGGTCAATATCTCCAACGCGGGCCGGGCGATCCCCGTCTTCGCGGTCCTCGCCCTCTTCATGCTCACACCGCTGCGCAGCGCCGGCTATGCGCCGACGATCATCGCCCTGGTGCTCTTCGCCGTCCCGCCGCTGCTGACCAACGCCTATGTGGGCATGCGCGCGGTGGACCGTGCGGTGGTGGAGGCCGCGCGCGGGATGGGGATGTCGGGCGGACAGCTCTTCCTGCGGGTCGAACTGCCCCTTGCCTACCCACTGCTCATGACCGGGGTGCGGTCGGCCGCCGTGCAGGTGGTGGCCACGGCCACCATCGCCTCGATGGTGGGCCAGGGCGGGCTGGGCCGGATCATCACCGCCGGCTTCAACACGTACAACACGCCGCAGGTCGTGGCGGGCGCGCTCCTCGCGGCGCTGCTCGCGCTGCTCGTGGAAGGGGTGCTGGTGGCGGCCGACCGGCTGCTGAACCCCCTCCGCCGGTCCGTGTCGCCCGCGCGGTCGGTGCGGTCACCGAAGTCGGCGCAGAACGTGGAGCCGGCGCAGGACGTGGAGTCCGTGGAGTCCATGAAGTCCGTGAAGTCGATGAAGTCCGTGTGGCAACGCTTTCAACCCCTTTGCTGTGGACGGAGAACCTGA
- a CDS encoding ABC transporter ATP-binding protein, whose product MIRFEHVTKRYPDGTTAVDDLSFEVAEGELVTLVGPSGCGKTTTMKMVNRLIEPSSGRIFLDGDDISAIDPVQLRRRIGYVIQQVGLFPHKTVLENTATVPHLLGWKRGKGRERAAELLDLVGLDPSVYGDRYPEQLSGGQRQRVGVARALAADPPVLLMDEPFGAVDPVVREHLQNEFLRLQSQVRKTVLFVTHDIEEAVRLGDRIAVYGQGRIEQFDAPAAVLGTPATPYVADFVGADRGLKRLSVTPIEEGDLEQPPVVHLDDPLPRELGSRWAVVLDSKNNLHGWISAEHARKKGSVREHARRMEAWLPVGASLKQAFSTMLQHDAGWIAVIDKEETGRFLGVLTPALLHEALRRSIDADAQDIPRTEVALETIEATTPR is encoded by the coding sequence ATGATCCGTTTCGAGCACGTCACCAAGCGGTACCCGGACGGCACCACGGCCGTCGACGACCTGTCCTTCGAGGTCGCCGAGGGCGAACTGGTCACGCTCGTCGGACCGTCCGGCTGCGGCAAGACCACCACGATGAAGATGGTCAACCGCCTGATCGAGCCCAGCAGCGGCCGGATATTCCTGGACGGGGACGACATATCCGCCATCGACCCGGTCCAGCTCCGGCGCCGTATCGGCTATGTGATCCAGCAGGTCGGACTCTTCCCGCACAAGACGGTGCTGGAGAACACCGCGACCGTCCCCCATCTCCTCGGCTGGAAGCGCGGCAAGGGCCGTGAGCGGGCCGCCGAACTTCTCGACCTGGTGGGGCTCGACCCCTCCGTCTACGGCGATCGCTACCCTGAGCAGCTCTCCGGCGGTCAGCGCCAGCGCGTGGGCGTGGCACGGGCCCTGGCGGCCGACCCGCCCGTCCTGCTGATGGACGAGCCGTTCGGCGCCGTCGACCCGGTGGTGCGCGAGCATCTGCAGAACGAGTTCCTCAGACTCCAGTCCCAGGTCCGCAAGACCGTGCTCTTCGTCACGCACGACATCGAGGAGGCCGTCCGCCTCGGCGACCGAATCGCCGTCTACGGGCAGGGCAGGATCGAGCAGTTCGACGCCCCGGCCGCCGTGCTGGGCACCCCCGCGACCCCGTACGTGGCGGACTTCGTCGGTGCGGACCGCGGCCTCAAGCGCCTCTCGGTCACCCCCATCGAGGAGGGCGATCTGGAGCAGCCGCCCGTCGTCCATCTCGACGACCCGCTGCCCCGGGAGCTCGGCTCCCGCTGGGCCGTCGTTCTGGACAGCAAGAACAACCTGCACGGCTGGATCTCCGCCGAGCACGCGCGCAAGAAGGGCTCCGTACGCGAACACGCCCGCCGGATGGAGGCCTGGCTGCCGGTCGGCGCCTCGCTCAAGCAGGCGTTCTCCACGATGCTCCAGCACGACGCCGGCTGGATCGCGGTCATCGACAAGGAGGAGACCGGACGCTTCCTCGGAGTCCTCACCCCCGCCCTGCTGCACGAGGCACTGCGCCGCTCCATCGACGCGGACGCACAGGACATCCCCCGTACCGAGGTCGCGCTGGAAACGATCGAAGCGACTACGCCGCGCTGA
- a CDS encoding phosphatidylglycerol lysyltransferase domain-containing protein, producing MSATIDGDKSGLVPDGVRRILRGPRPESVPALVGTAATLIGLIDIAAGVFPRFRHSRMHSLAEVLPGATGPFAAALSLSAGVLLLLLAHGLKRHKRRAWRAAVVLLPAGAVGQFVYRHSVIGVLLSLALLTLLLRHRREFAALPDPRSRWKALANFVLMGAGSLGLGLVIVSAHPGRVVGSPSLTDRLEHVLFGLFGFEGPVDYAGRVSWTVGYSLGALGLLTAITTIYLAFRPEHPAARLTEDDERRLRDLLTRHGARDSLGHFALRRDKGVVFSPSGKAAVCYRVVSGVMLASGDPIGDVEAWPGAIERFMDEAKAHSWTPAVMGCSETGGEVWTRETGLDALELGDEAVVDVADFSLTGRAMRNVRQMVKRIERNGYETRVRRARDLTDPELEQIRRAAADWRGTDTERGFSMALGRIGDPADGEAVIATAHKEDPDSPYGDLKAIIHFVPWGTDGMSLELMRRDRSADPGMNELLIVAALQASPGLKIERVSLNFAMFRSALARGEKIGAGPVLRLWRGLLVFLSRWFQIESLYKFNAKFRPRWEPRFVVFRSTRDLPRIGFAAMQAEGFVNLSLPRPFAHRRRARPVRPCAHLPVPSAEHEVRAA from the coding sequence ATGTCTGCAACGATAGATGGGGACAAATCAGGGTTGGTTCCGGATGGGGTACGTCGCATCCTGCGCGGCCCCCGCCCCGAATCGGTACCTGCGCTTGTCGGTACGGCCGCCACACTCATCGGCCTGATCGACATCGCCGCCGGAGTCTTCCCCCGCTTCCGGCACAGCCGGATGCATTCCCTCGCCGAGGTGCTGCCGGGGGCCACCGGTCCCTTCGCGGCGGCGCTCTCGCTGAGCGCCGGCGTACTGCTGCTGCTGCTCGCGCACGGGCTCAAGCGCCACAAGCGCCGCGCCTGGCGGGCCGCCGTGGTTCTGCTGCCCGCAGGGGCCGTTGGGCAGTTCGTCTACCGGCACTCGGTCATCGGCGTACTGCTCTCGCTGGCACTGCTGACGCTGCTGCTGCGCCACCGGCGTGAATTCGCGGCGCTGCCCGACCCGCGCAGCCGCTGGAAGGCGCTCGCCAACTTCGTCCTCATGGGCGCCGGTTCGCTCGGCCTCGGCCTGGTGATCGTCAGCGCCCACCCGGGCAGGGTCGTCGGCAGCCCCAGCCTCACCGACCGCCTCGAGCACGTGCTGTTCGGGCTGTTCGGCTTCGAGGGCCCCGTCGACTATGCCGGCCGGGTCTCCTGGACGGTCGGCTACTCGCTCGGCGCGCTCGGACTCCTGACCGCCATCACCACCATCTATCTGGCCTTCCGCCCCGAGCACCCGGCCGCCCGCCTCACCGAGGACGACGAGCGCCGGCTGCGCGACCTGCTGACGCGGCACGGCGCCCGTGACTCGCTGGGCCACTTCGCGCTCCGCCGCGACAAGGGCGTCGTCTTCTCCCCCAGCGGCAAGGCCGCCGTCTGCTACCGCGTGGTCTCCGGCGTGATGCTCGCCAGCGGCGACCCGATCGGCGACGTCGAGGCCTGGCCGGGCGCCATCGAGCGCTTCATGGACGAGGCCAAGGCGCACTCCTGGACCCCTGCGGTGATGGGGTGTTCGGAGACCGGCGGCGAGGTCTGGACGCGGGAGACCGGTCTGGACGCGCTGGAGCTCGGTGACGAGGCGGTGGTGGATGTCGCGGATTTCTCCCTCACCGGGCGCGCGATGCGGAACGTACGCCAGATGGTGAAGCGCATCGAGCGCAATGGCTACGAAACCCGCGTACGGCGCGCCCGTGACCTGACCGACCCGGAGCTGGAGCAGATCCGCCGGGCCGCGGCCGACTGGCGCGGCACCGACACCGAGCGCGGCTTCTCGATGGCGCTCGGCCGGATCGGCGACCCGGCCGACGGCGAAGCGGTGATCGCCACCGCCCACAAGGAAGACCCCGATTCCCCCTACGGCGACCTGAAGGCGATCATCCACTTCGTGCCGTGGGGTACGGACGGCATGTCCCTGGAACTGATGCGCCGGGACCGCTCCGCCGACCCGGGCATGAACGAACTGCTGATCGTCGCCGCCCTGCAGGCCTCTCCCGGCCTGAAGATCGAGCGGGTCTCGCTCAACTTCGCGATGTTCCGCTCCGCACTGGCACGCGGCGAGAAGATCGGCGCGGGCCCGGTGCTGCGGCTCTGGCGCGGACTGCTGGTCTTCCTCTCCCGCTGGTTCCAGATCGAGTCGCTGTACAAGTTCAACGCCAAGTTCCGGCCACGCTGGGAGCCGCGCTTCGTGGTCTTCCGCAGCACCCGCGACCTGCCGCGCATCGGCTTCGCGGCGATGCAGGCGGAGGGCTTTGTGAACCTGTCGCTCCCCCGTCCCTTCGCCCACCGCCGCCGGGCCCGCCCGGTGCGCCCCTGCGCGCACCTGCCCGTGCCCTCGGCCGAACACGAGGTCCGCGCGGCGTGA
- a CDS encoding ABC transporter permease: MSTERAAQSCLAANDWICGEYLRTRSQELTDATVQHVWITVVSVLIGLAVAFPLALLARAKPRFAGPVLGLTTLLYTIPSLAMFSLLLPVFGLSAALVVTGLVLYSLTILVRNIMAGLDAVPAEAREAARGMGYGPGRLLWEVEVPLALPALMAGLRIATVSTIALTTVGALVGKGGLGNLIDDGVQTTFKAQVLAASVLCVLLAAVADLLLLGVQRLLTPWTRIRTAQAGTAKGTG, encoded by the coding sequence ATGAGTACGGAACGCGCTGCGCAGAGCTGTCTGGCGGCCAATGACTGGATCTGCGGGGAGTACCTCCGCACCCGCAGCCAGGAGTTGACCGACGCGACCGTCCAGCATGTCTGGATCACGGTGGTGTCGGTGCTGATCGGTCTCGCCGTGGCCTTTCCGCTGGCGCTGCTCGCCCGCGCGAAGCCGCGGTTCGCGGGTCCTGTGCTGGGTCTGACGACCCTGCTCTACACGATTCCGTCGCTGGCGATGTTCTCGCTGCTGCTGCCGGTCTTCGGACTGTCGGCGGCGCTGGTGGTGACCGGACTCGTGCTGTACTCGCTCACGATCCTCGTACGGAACATCATGGCCGGCCTCGACGCCGTGCCCGCCGAGGCGCGGGAGGCCGCGCGCGGGATGGGATACGGACCGGGGCGGCTGCTCTGGGAGGTCGAGGTGCCCCTGGCGCTGCCCGCGTTGATGGCGGGACTGCGGATCGCGACGGTCTCGACGATCGCGCTGACAACAGTCGGCGCGCTGGTCGGCAAGGGCGGTCTGGGCAATCTCATAGACGACGGCGTACAGACCACCTTCAAGGCGCAGGTGCTGGCCGCGTCCGTGCTCTGTGTGCTACTGGCGGCCGTCGCCGACCTGCTGCTGCTCGGAGTCCAGCGTCTGCTGACACCCTGGACCCGAATACGCACGGCACAGGCAGGCACGGCGAAGGGGACGGGCTGA